One region of Aurantimonas sp. HBX-1 genomic DNA includes:
- a CDS encoding polyphosphate kinase 2 family protein encodes MSRKKKAVRLADLDLTTRIDEPDYERRLADAQTCFQQIHQAYLKTRDDGVVVFEGWDAAGKGGAIRRMASVMDPRGFRVWPIGAPQGRDAERHYMARFWERLPAEGEIAVFDRSWYGRVLVERVEGFATEPEWERAYEEINAFEKQLADAGTRIAKVFLYIDRDEQLKRFEKRLHDPLKRWKLSFEDFRNREKWDDYERAADEMLARTDTAWAPWHVIPANHKKYARVAALEAVASRLADGVDLSPPPLDPELEARFRKEAKV; translated from the coding sequence ATGTCCCGAAAGAAGAAGGCGGTGCGCCTTGCCGATCTCGATTTGACGACGCGGATCGACGAGCCGGACTACGAGCGCCGTCTCGCCGACGCGCAGACCTGCTTCCAGCAGATCCACCAGGCCTATCTCAAGACCCGCGACGACGGCGTCGTGGTCTTCGAGGGCTGGGACGCCGCCGGCAAGGGCGGCGCGATCCGCCGCATGGCGAGCGTCATGGACCCGCGCGGCTTCCGCGTCTGGCCGATCGGCGCGCCGCAGGGCCGCGACGCGGAGCGCCACTACATGGCGCGCTTCTGGGAAAGGCTCCCGGCCGAGGGCGAGATCGCGGTGTTCGACCGCTCCTGGTACGGCCGCGTGCTGGTCGAGAGGGTCGAGGGTTTCGCGACCGAGCCGGAATGGGAACGCGCCTACGAGGAGATCAACGCCTTCGAGAAGCAGCTCGCCGACGCCGGAACCCGGATCGCCAAGGTTTTCCTCTATATCGACCGGGACGAGCAGCTGAAGCGCTTCGAGAAGCGGCTGCACGACCCGCTGAAGCGCTGGAAGCTCTCGTTCGAGGATTTCCGCAACCGCGAGAAATGGGACGATTACGAGCGCGCTGCCGACGAGATGCTGGCGCGCACCGATACCGCCTGGGCGCCCTGGCACGTCATTCCGGCCAACCACAAGAAATACGCCCGGGTGGCGGCGCTGGAGGCGGTCGCGTCGCGGCTGGCGGACGGGGTCGACCTGTCGCCGCCGCCGCTCGACCCCGAGCTCGAGGCGCGCTTCCGCAAGGAGGCCAAGGTCTGA
- a CDS encoding RcnB family protein, with protein MFMKSLAVALSLAVALPAFAVPASAAGGKVVHRTVVKETTVVHRGKDVRSGRRDARRGNQRDWRHRGGRVPAQYRGRGVDDWQRHGLRRPGNGQRWVRVDDDYLLVAAASGLIASIVAASR; from the coding sequence ATGTTCATGAAATCACTCGCCGTCGCGCTGAGCCTCGCGGTCGCGCTTCCGGCCTTCGCCGTGCCGGCCAGTGCCGCCGGTGGCAAGGTCGTCCACCGCACGGTGGTCAAGGAGACGACCGTCGTGCATCGCGGCAAGGACGTCCGCTCCGGGCGCCGCGACGCCCGCCGGGGGAACCAGCGCGACTGGCGCCATCGCGGCGGCCGGGTTCCGGCCCAGTATCGCGGCCGCGGCGTCGACGACTGGCAGCGCCATGGCCTGCGCCGGCCCGGCAACGGCCAGCGCTGGGTGCGCGTCGACGACGACTATCTGCTGGTCGCGGCCGCCTCCGGGCTGATCGCCAGCATCGTCGCCGCTTCGCGCTGA